CTGTCTGGCGTTTGCGTATTAGTTTGGGTTCAAAATCTGATTTGCGGTCGCGGGGTACTTCTATTTCCATCTGACCGGAGTCGGTCTGCACTGTCTTTTTTGAATGGCCGTTTCGTGAATTCTCTGTTGTGCTTTGCTGATGCTTGGGATAACCCAGAAAATCATCAAGCTCCCCCTCCAGAGCTTCCTGCATTGCCTGCTGTACAAGCCCTCTGATCTTAGCTTTTACTTCTTCCGTCTTTGCAGATTTCTCTTCCTTCAATTATCCACCTCCTGTGTTTTGATAAGTTTATCAATTTACACAGTTCGGTGGACACTCCCGACACTCCCTACGCCTGATTTGGGGGGAGTGCTTCTCCCGGATTCTCTTCCGCATTTCATGAATTCCCAGCAATTTAATTTCTTCATAAATAACTCACGCTGTTAATAAGTATATTCTCAAAAAAGTCGAGTTACATAACTTTATCATCCGAGATAGTTTTAATAGTAATTTATTAGTATCTTGACCCATATTCCATTCGCTAATAAGTGTCATCTCGTTAATTCTTTATAAGCCTACAAGCATTATATGCAGTTACGCTTAAAGGAGGAAGCAGTATGTCTACCAGATTAAAGAAAGCAAAGAATCAATATCAGTTTGTATTCGATTAAACTTGCACCAGACAACGATGCACTGTTCCGAGCGATAGCAGTAACCGTCTTTAACCACTACATGAATGTTAATGCCTGTCTGATTACTGTATGGGCACGGAATGTGAAGCTTTCCCGTTTCCATAGCATAGTTTTTCTGCATGAATGGGTCTTTCATGTTTATATTTTATTCCAATTTACTTGTCTTTGCAAAGGGATGCTAATTGACAAAAACCATTATGTTTAGTTAACTTCACACTTAATGATCCCTTTTAAAGACGATAACCCTTCGCAAACTTTCCCTTTTGTGACAATAGCTTTGATAGCCGCCAACGCTGCGGTCCTTGTCTCGCAGATGCTTTATCCAGGGGACCAAAGACAAATAGTATTTGCGTATGGCGCAATTCCTCACTCTCTATTGACGTTTGAGACAGCACAGCCTGTTCATCCCGTCTTGACCGTGTTCACTTCCATGTTTATGCATGGGGGAATACTTCATCTTGTAAGCAATATGCTTTATCTCTGGATATTCGGGAATAATATTGAAGACAGCTTAGGCCATATGCGATTTATAATATTTTATCTCCTTTGCGGTGTTGCGGCATCATACGCCCACGCGTTAACAAGTCCCGCCTCACAAATACCCATGATAGGCGCAAGCGGCGCTGTATCCGGGATCCTCGGCGCCTACCTGCTTCTGTTCCCGCATGCAAGGATACATACCCTTATCTTTCTTGGTTTTTTTATTCAGGTTGTCAGGCTCCCAGCAATATTTGTAATCGGCTTTTGGATAGTAATCCAGATCTTGAACGGCATGTTAAGCAAAGGTCTTGCAAATAGCGGGGGAGTAGCTTGGTTTGCACACGTTGGAGGTTTTATTGCCGGACTGTTATTAATAAAGCTTTTCTTGAAAAATAAAAGAAGACGCTACTATTAAGGGTTCCCATTAACATATCTCGTCTTAACTTTTTCACGATAAGTAAAATTTTTGATTAATTTCAAGCTAAACAAGCTTATTCAGGTTTATTTAGCAGATTTCATTGTTTTTCCGACGAAAGAAGGCCTTGTTTTCGCAGTCGATTAACTATTATATTAGCACTCGCCTCGTTTGAGTGCTAACTTCAAATTTAATTAACTCTAACTTAAACTGAAATCAATCTTAATTCAAAAGAAAGGAGAGGTGACAATGAAATTTAGACCATTGAAAGACAGGTTGTTAGTAAAATACTCTGAGGAACCTGAAAAAAGCACAGGGGGGCTTTACATCCCTGACAGCGCAAAGGAAAAACCACAAAAAGGAGAAGTAATTGCGGTCGGCCCGGGCAAGATAACCGATGACGGCAAACTGCAAAAGATGGAAATTAAAATAGGCGATACCGTCCTGTTTGAAAAGTATTCCGGTTCCAAGATAAATATTGAGAATGAAGAATACCTGATTATCAGGGAAGACGACGTCCTTGGGATCATAGAAAAATAAGAACTCAAAATTCGTCACTATATTAAGGAGGATAAAATGGCAAAGCAGTTGCTTTTTGATGAAGATGCAAGAAAGAAGATACTTAAAGGTGTAACTACATTGAGTGATGCTGTAAAGTCAACTTTAGGTCCAAAAGGAAGAAACGCTATTCTCGATAAAAAATTTGGAGCACCCACGATTACTAAAGATGGTGTAACAGTGGCCAAGGAAATTGACCTTAAAGACCCTTATGAAAACATGGGGGCACAACTCGTAAAAGAAGTCGCGAGCAAAACATCTGATGTAGCAGGTGACGGCACAACTACTGCCACCGTGCTTGCATATTCCATTTATAAAGAAGGAATGAAACATGCGGCTGCCGGCGCAAACACCATGGAAATCAAGAGAGGGATTGAGAAAGCCGTTGAGGCTGTTGTTGGGGAATTAAAGAAAAACAGCAAAACCATCCAGGACAAGAAGGAGATTGCACAGGTAGGAACAATCTCTGCAAATAATGACTCTGAAATCGGCAATTTAATTGCAGATGCAATGGACAAGGTCGGCAAAGACGGAGTTATTACTGTAGAAGAGGCAAAAAGCATGCAGACAACACTTGACGTAGTGGAAGGCATGCAGTTTGACAGGGGTTATATATCACCTTACTTCGTAACCGATCCTGAGAGAATGGAGTGTTCTCTTGAAGATGTACTGATACTGATTAATGAGAAAAAGATCAGTTCAATGAAAGACCTGCTTCCCATCCTCGAACAAGTCGCAAAAATGGGCAGGCCTCTCATGATTATTGCTGAAGAAGTTGAGGGAGAAGCCCTTGCAACACTCGTTGTAAACAAGCTCCGCGGTACCCTTCAGGTATGCGCCGTAAAGGCCCCCGGCTTTGGCGAAAGAAGAAAGGCAATGCTTGAAGACCTTGCTATTCTCACAGGCGGGACAATGATAGCGGAAGACCTCGGCATAAAACTTGAGAATATAAAGTTGTCCGACCTTGGAAAGGCCAAAAAAATCACTATTGACAAAGAAAACACAACAATTGTTGAAGGCGCGGGCGACCACAGCAAAATACAGGGCAGAGTAAAACAGATAAAAACACAAATCGATGAAACCACCTCTGATTATGACAGGGAAAAACTTCAGGAGCGGCTCGCAAAACTTGTGGGTGGAGTTGCCGTAATTAATGTAGGCGCAGCGACTGAAACTGAAATGAAGGAGAAAAAAGCCCGTGTTGAAGACGCACTTCATGCAACAAGGGCAGCCGTTGAGGAAGGTATAGTCCCTGGCGGCGGCGTTGCTCTTTTAAGGGCAATTCCGGTTTTGGACAATATAAAAGTTGATGATGCAGACCAGAAGATCGGACTGGATATTATAAGAAGAGCGCTCGAAGAGCCGATCAGACAGATAGTAATCAATGCCGGGCTTGAGGGCTCCGTGATAGTTGAAAAAGTAAAAAGTAATGACAATAAGAATTTTGGGTTTGATGCCAATTCGGAACAATATGTTGACATGATGAAGGCAGGTATCATCGACCCGACAAAGGTCACAAGATATGCCTTGCAGAACGCAGCTTCCGTAGCGGCTTTGATGCTGACCACAAGCGTAATGATAGCCGACATTCCTGAAGAATCAAAAGGCCCTGAGATGCCGGCCGGAATGGGCGGAATGGGCGGAATGGGCGGGATGTACTAAAATCCGCGACATAACTCACAACAATTTATTTAAAAGGGGTGAGGTCAATCCTCACCCTTTTTGTTTGCCTTTTTTCCCAATATCGATCTTTTTTCTGTTCATTCTGAGAAAAATATCAGATTCGTTTATGGTAAAAACAAACATAGCGGTCATTGAAGTCAATGAGCCGTGGATCTGCTTCCAGGAATCCGGGATGTGATTCACCTTTCGCTACTTTAATTTTTTTGTGCTTATCTGTTATAGTATTTAGCCTGAAGTTTGAACAGCTCTCGGGCGGGTAGCTCAGTTGGGAGAGCATCGCCCTTACAAGGCGAGGGTCACAGGTTCGAGCCCTGTTCCGCCTACCATTTACTTCAGGATTATGGCTTGGGGTGGTAGTTCAGCTGGTTAGAACGCCGGCCTGTCACGTCGGAGGTCGCGGGTTCGAGCCCCGTCCACCCCGCCATTTTTTCTCTCATTCTATCTTCAATATCCATGAGCCCCCCTTGAAAGCGTGTCCTCAGGTTCCAGGTCGGGATTTCAACGAAAGGATGGTGGAATGTCATTGGTAACATTGGAAGAGACGATGAGTGTTAACGTGAAAGACATCGATGGTCAGCGCAAGAAACTAATTTCTTTGATTAATGAACTTCATTAAGGGACAAAAGTATGATAAGGGAGAGAGAGAGCTTTTTTAGTGAAGCCTGCTCCTTGTTGAAAGACCGGCTGACAATCCATATCCGGGGCACTGACAAGGAATATACGCCCTTCTTCAACTGTAAAGGGCATTTACTTATAACACTTCTCTTAGCAGACCCCGAAGAGATACGCCGGATTAATATTTATGCTCTCTCTAAAAAGAGCTTGAGGTTCTGACTCCTTGAGGGATGTCTCAATTTTCTCAAGGCCTTCCCTTCAAGCTGCCTTATGCGCTCCCTTGTGACCCTGAATTGTTTCCCTACCTCTTCAAGGGTTTGAGAGACTCCGTCTCCGATGCCGAAACGTCTTTCTATGATCTCAGCCTCTTTTTTGGTAAGAGAGGTCAAGGCCTTCCTCACCTGCTCTTTTAATTCATGCTGTATGACGCTGTCCAGAGGAATGAGTGAGGCCTTGTCCTCGATAAAGTCTTCAAGGTGGCTGTCCTCATCGTTTCCTATAGGCGCTTCCAGGGACACGGGCTCTTTGCATATCTTGAGGATTTCACGCACCTTGTCAAGGGAGAGATTCATCCTCTTTGCAATTTCCTCCGCCCTCGGCTCTCTGCCTAACTCCTGAACAAGACCTTTTGCCACCTGGGTCAGCTTATTGATGGTCTCGATCATATGCACCGGGAGCCTTATGGTCCTTGCCTGGTCCGCAAGCGCGCGGGTTATCGCCTGTCTTATCCACCATGTCGCATACGTGCTGAATTTGTATCCTCTTTTATAATCGAATTTGTCGACAGCGCGCATCAATCCGATATTGCCTTCCTGTATCAGATCCAGCAGGGTGAGCCCCTTGCCGAGGTATCTTCTTGCTATGCTGATTACCAGTCTCAGATTAGCTTCGGTCAGGGTTTTCTTTGCCCCGGCAATTTCCTTTTCGCTCTCCTGGATAAGCGTTAAAGCGCGCGCCACATCTTGACCTTTAATTCCAAGCTCCTGCTCTACAAGCGTTAATTCAGTGTTGAGTCTCTTGAAATTGTCATACAGCCTTTTGACCTCAATGGGGTCTTTGCCTGATTCGGCTGCTGCTTTCATCAATGTGCTTTTGTTCTTAAGTCTCTCAACCGGAATTTTTACTGCCTCCCGGATTTCTTCAATCTCCCTGCAAATATTGATGTGCAGAGACGCAAGCTTCTTAAACTGGGTACAGAACCCCTCAATTATTTCCTCACGGAAATGAAGTTCGGAGATATTGTTTACTATCTTTGAGGAATTTTCTGATAACTGGAGCTTTACCTTTTCAATCTCCTGCGCGGTCTTTAGTTCAGGAAGTCTTTTTAAATAAGAATCTCTTTTCTGGAAAAGGGACCTTAATGATTTTATGGTGTTGAGGAGATCATCCAGGATCTTCTTTTTCTGCGCGTCGGTTAAATCTTTTTCAACCGGGCTGACCCCGTTAAGCGACACTCTCTTTTCTTTCAGAAGATGCGGCAGATATAAAGTTTGTTTTACAGCGAAGGGGGTGGCAAAAATAGTCTCTAAAATTGCCTGTCTCGCGCTCTCGATCTTCTTTGCGATCTCAACCTCTCCCTCTTTGGTAAGAAGTGGAAGCGATTCCATTTCACGGAGGTACATCTTTATCGGGTCGTCCGAGAAGTAGTTTGACGCCGGGTAAACGGCTTTGGCATCTTGTACGGAATTGTCTATTTCCTCAATCAGCACATCGTGATCGTGATATTTTTCATCCTGCATTTCAACTTCTTCTAATGTTTCTTTCATTTCTCCTGCCTCCTGTCAGATATAAGAGCTTAAGCTGCTTTAAGGTATTTAAGCCGGCGACCTCAGAGCTGATCCTAAAGCCGCCCTCCTGAAAAAACTTCCTGCTTTCTTCACTGTGCGCAGGGTCATGAAGGTCTTCCAGAGATTGAAGAATAATGGCCTCTGCAAGACTCTTTATCCCCTTCATCTTTATGTCAGGCAACTTACTAATTGTAAATTGCTTTTTTCGTGATGTTGTCTGATGACTTGTCATTAACATATTTGCAATCAACCTTGTTTCCCTTGTCCTTTGCAGTATGGTGCGACAGTTCTGATGAATAATCTTCAGGCATATTTGTCAAAATCAAAGGGTTCTTCAACCTCACCGAGGTGGAATAAGCCTGTTTTATCAGGTGTAAACATTTAAAATCGATCCTGCTTACTTTTTTGAAATTTAACACCGCCCGGTCAATACCGTGTATTGCCTTCATCAGTACCATTTTCAGGTCGTCTTCGCATTCACTTGTGATCTCGCCGCAGAAGGTAAATATTCCCACGCGCTGAAACTGTTCGAATTCGCAATTCATCGTTTCGTTTCCTGTTCCTTTCTTAAGATTAGATCCTGTAATTGTTGTAAATTTCCTTTCTCACGGGACAATTGCAGATATATGAGTATCCGAATGTTATTTTGTAATTGCACAATCCATTTATATTTACAGGCTTTATAAAATGGATTTTTTCATCTGCGCAGTCTTCTACTTCGCAAAGGCATTCACGACTGCCTCCGAGGCAGGAAAAATTGCTCCTGCATTTCGTTGCATTTCTTAAAATTATGTCGCTTACTTCCAGCTTCAATTTAACTCACCCGAACATAGGACCTTTTTTCATGAGGAATAAGGTCCTTGATCTTTGCAGAGTATGGACATTTATCATATTTTTTTGTCTTGCAGTATGAATGGATTTCAGCCAGATTCGGCACATAAGGTTTGTCTGCCTTTTTACAAAGAAGTATGATGCCATCCACCCATTCCACTAATTCAGGACATTTAACACTGTTCATTAGGCCCTCTCTTTTTTATATGATTAGATTTCTATTGCGAGGTCTGACAGAGCGATCTGATAATTTAACCATTAAGTTATCGACTCCTTAATTACTTAATGACTAATTATTTTCGACTCTTGTCAGCCTCGCCAAGTGGGAGCTTTTAAGGAGAAAAAAATCTTCTCCTCTTTGCTGCGTGCCCCACATTGAATTACAAGATGAATCAGATGCACTCGCTATATAACAACAATCATGCCAGGAAGGAATATTATTGAGAAAAGGCACCGGGTTCATGAGTGCTGTAATTCAACTATTTGTTTTTTAAGAAATTAGCCCGGGGTCGGCTAATACTTAAACCATTTAATGCGGTGGCTGGAAAGGTCACAAACAAAGCATGAAACCATGACATGTCATGAAGTCATGCATGTCATGGAACCATGACATGTCATGGTATTAGTGGATATTTTCTGATGTTATGTTGAATTTTTCAATCTTACGGTAGATCGTCCTGACGTTTACTCCAAGCAGGCGGGCTGCCTTGGATTTGTTCCATCCTGACTTCTCAAGGGCCTCAATTATCATTTGCGGTTTCAGCTCCGTGTCGTCTGTGAGGAAGTTATCATTTGCCTTGAGGTTTTGGGGCAGGCAATCGACAACAATGGTATTTTGGTGGCATACAATAAAGGCGTGTTCAAGGGTATTTTCCAGTTCCCTGATATTCCCTGGCCAGTAATAATCCATGAAGATCTTCTGAACTTCTTCCGATACGGCCTCTATGTTCCTGTTCAGTTTATTGTTTAGCTTTTGCAAAAAATGGGTCACGAGAAGAGGGATGTCGTCTTTCCGTTCCCTGAGGGGAGGCAATTGCAGTTCCATGACTTTCAGGCGGTAATAAAGGTCTTCCCTGAATTTACCGAGCTTGACCCTCCTCTGGAGGTCCTGATTGGTGGCCGCAATAATACGGACGTCAACTTTTATCGGGGTTGAATCGCCTACGCGGTCAATTGTCTTTTCCTGGATGACCCTCAACAGGCGCAACTGCATATTCATTGAAATGTCGCCTATTTCATCGAGGAATATAGTGCCGCCTTCAGCGCTTTGAAAACGCCCTATCCTGTCCTTGTCGGCCCCTGTAAAGGCCCCCTTGACGTGGCCGAAGAGCTCGCTTTCAAGAAGGTTCTCGGACAATGCCGAACAGTTAACTTTTACAAATGGTTTGCTGCTCCGCGTGCCGGTATAATGGATGGCGTCGGCAACAAGCTCTTTCCCGCTTCCGCTTTCCCCGGTAATTAAAACTGTTGTCTGGACATCAGCAAGGTCTTCTACGAGCGCGTAAATCTTCTGGATATTTTCATTCTGTCCGATCAGGTTGTGAAATTGCCTGCGCTCTTTCAAGTTCCTCTCAAGGAAGCTCAGAAGGGTTTCGTCTTTTACAACCATAACGGCCCCGTAAAAAGCACCGGAAGTGTTTAGAAGCGGTGAAGCGCTTATTGTCACAACTTTTCTGCCGCTGTTATGCGGGCATTCCGAGCGTGACAGCTCTGCCGGTTTTTTTGTATCAATGGTCTTTTTGAGGACGTCTGAACATCTGCCCTTGCAGTTAGCTGAAAAATTTGAAAAAGACTTTCCTATCCAGTTGCGGTCAATTCCGCACATATTTTTAGCGGATTCATTGACCTCAAGCACCGTCATGTCTTTGTCCACCGTAATAATGGCGTCCTTTACACTCCTGAATATTGCCTCGAGATTGGAGCGGTACTGCTCGTTCTTTTTCTGCAGGTCGCTGTGCTGCAGGGCCATTGTGGCAGTGCGAAGGAGGGTGGCCTGCCTGACGGGTTTGGAAATATAATCAAAAGCGCCCATCCGCACCGCTTCAGAGGCTGTTTCAACATTGGGGTATCCGGTAATCATAATTACGGGACAGTTGATCTTTCTCGTTCTTATTTCTTTCAGGATATCAAGCCCTGACTTGTCGCCGAGAATGATGTCTGTGAATATAACGTCGAAGCCCCCATCTGTTATCCTGGACATGGCCTCAGCATAGTCTTTTGCAGTGGTTACGGAATATCCTTCATCCGAAAGAAAGCTTTCAAATGTGAACCGGATGCTTTCTTCATCATCAATTACGAGTATTTTTTCGTTCATGATTCCCACCCTTCGCCCTGAAATACAATCAACGCGGTGGACACCTTTAGAGAAACTGTGGTTTTGTATTTCAAGTGATCTTAGGATTTACCGGCAATTCAAGGACAACTTTTGTGAATTTGTCCTTGACGCTGATTAACCTTATATTACCATTGTGATTTGCGATAATGCTATGGCTGATGCTCAACCCGAGCCCTGTCCCGACATTGGCCGGTTTTGTTGAAAAAAACGGGTTCATTACCTTCTCCATGATCTCCTGTGGTATTCCCGTCCCCCTGTCATGAAAATTTATCCGTACATGAGGCTTATGATTGACTGATACACTCTGTCCGGTAATCTCTAATATTTTATTTTTATGGGGTTTTGGATACTTCTGGTTCAGGGCGTATCTGGCGTTGCTGATGATGTTCAGAAATACCTGCTCGATCTGCTGTGTAATAACGAAGACGGCCGGCAACTCCCCTGGGACACCCACTTTGAGCTTGATGCCGTCCTTTTTCAATTGGGTCTCAGTCATGGCGAGTATCTCGGAAAGCATATCGTTGATGCGGGCCGGGTATTTTTCATCGTTTGTGTTCCTTGTAAAAGAAAGCAGGTTCCTGACGATGTTGGCAATCCTGTCGCCTTCTTTTATGATCCTGCCTGCGATATCATGCTCTTTGCTACCCGGAGAACTTTTGTTGGCAATAATTTCAGAGTAGTTGAGAATGCCGTTGATGGGATTGTTGATCTCATGGGCCACTCCCGCCGCAAGTTCACCAAGCGCTGCAAGATGGCCGGCGCGTATGGCTTCCGCCTCGGCGCGTTTAATTTCGGTGATGTCTCTCGCGATCGCCCTTATTTCCGCTATGTCTTCCTGACTGTCGAATTCCGCAAACACGTTTATGCTTGCGGGGAATGTGGAGCCGTCTTTTCTGACAAATGTCCTCTCAAGATTTTTCAGGACCTTCTCTTTTCTTAATCTCGGGAAGTCTTCCTCAAGAAGTCTCCTGGAGGATGTTGTAAAAAAGGCTGAAATGGGCCTTCCGATTATCTCTTCTTTTTTATAGCCTAACATCTTCGCTTCGGTGTCATTGCAGTCAATGATTATCTTGTCTTTGTTCAGAGAGTGATACATGTCAGGGGCGTTGTTGTAGAGGTCGCGGTATTTCTTTTCCGAACTCCTGAGTTGATTTTCAACCCCCCTGCGGTCCATTATCTCCTGCCTTAGGAGCTCATTTGAGGCTGTTAGTTCGGATGTACGGTCTTCAACGAGCTTCATGAGCTCATTCCGGTGTTTTTGCAATTCGATTTCCGCAAGCTTCCGGTCAGTGACGTCCCTGATAAGTTTTATTCCTGCGATTATTTTTCCCCTGGAATTTCTCAAAGCCGATGATGTCAACTCAAAATACATGATGCCTTTATCAGTGGATACATGACGCTCCGACCTGTGCACCCTTCCGTCTTTAAAGGTCTTTTCAACGGGACAGCCTTTACAAACAGTGTCGAGGCCTTCATATACCTTGTAACAGTAGTTGCCTGTCTGATCTCCGTACAGTTTATTCTGGATCTCATTTTGATATATGATCCTGTAATCAGTGTCCTGGATAATAATCCCGTCGGCGAGGGCCGCGATAATCGCCTCTATTTTTTTCTTTTCCTCTTCAGCTTTTGAGATAATTGCCTTGATACGGTCTTCGACCTGCTTGCGCTCGGTGACGTCCCTGATTATATGGATAATTCCAACCAGCTCATTGCTGCTGTCAAATTGCGGAATGGCCCGTATCTCAATAAATGATTTTAAATGCGGCTCAAACATCTCGCTGGTTACAGGTTTCCCCGTCTTCAGACAACTGCAGCTTGGGCATGCTTTTGGCGGGGAGTTTTTCCCGTGATAATATTTGTAACATTTAATTTTTCCGCCGTTTAAAAAAGGCAGCCTCAGCGCCTTTTCAGCGGCCCTGTTGGCATATACAATGTTATAGTCCTTGTCGTGAATGGTGACAATATCGATAATGCTGTCGAACAGGTTTTCCCAGTCGTTTAACTGAAAGGGCGTTTTTTTTGTCTGCTTCAAGGCCCGAGATTTTCTCATTTTCTTAATTGCTGCACTAAATTATTTTGCTTACATGCCGGAAGCTCGATTATTACATTTGTAAAATCGCCTTCACTGCTGGTTATTATTATTTTACCGCCGTGGTTGTTAATGATGCTGTGGCTGATGCTTAATCCCAGGCCCGTCCCAAGATTACCGGGTTTTGTGGTGAAAAAAGGGTTCATAACCTTGTCCAGTATCCCGGCCGGGATGCCTGTGCCTTTGTCATAAAACATTATCCGTACACATGGGTTATCATCATCGCTTATCGCTTCTCCCATGATCTTAAGCATTTTATCATCATGCGCTCCCCCGTATTTCTGGTTCAGTGAATAACGGGCGTTACTGATGATATTCAGGAACACCTGTTCGATCTGCTGCGGCTGGGCAATGACCTGAGGCAGATCGTTAGGGATGTTTATCATGAGGACAATGCCGTCCTTTCTCAGTTGCGCCTCAGTCAGGGAGAGGGTGCTGCTGATTATTTCATTTACCCCGACGGGATGCCTTTCTTCTTTGCTGTCACGGGCAAATGAAAGGAGGTTTCTGACGATAGTGGCAATCCTTTCGCTCTCCTTGATGATCCTGTTGGCTATATCGGACTCCGTGCTTCCCGGCGTGTTTTTATTCGCCAGTATTTCGGCATAATTTAAAATGCCGTTAACAGGGTTGTTGATTTCATGGGCGACACCGGCTGCAAGTTCCCCGATGGCCGCAAGCTGGCTCGCCCTCACGGCCTCTGTCTCCGCCCTCTTGCGCTCCTCGATTTCTTTTAAAAGTCGCTCGTTGGTCCTTTTCAGTTCGAATGTGCGCTCCTCGACGATCTCCACAAGCTGACTTCCGTGTCTTTCCAGCTCATCCTCCGCGCGTTTGCGCTCAATGCCGATCGCTATCACATCGGCTATTGACGCAAGGGCTTTGACAGCGGTGGCCGATAAAGGTTTGCGGGAGAATACCGCCATGACTCCAACGAGCCTGTTTTCCACAACAAGCGGATGCCCTGCAAAGGCCGTCATCCCTTCCTTCCTGACCCATTCCTGGTTATGAACAAGCGGATCGTCCAAAATATTATTGGTCAGGTGAGGGCTGAGATTTTTTGCAATCATGCCGATCTTGTATTGGCCAAACGGTATCCTGCTGTGAAAGCCGTTTGTATGCGTGTATATCCCGGCGCTGCACTGCAGTTCAAGGACATTTTCTTCAATGTTAAAGGTCCAGATGCGGGCAAA
The Nitrospirota bacterium DNA segment above includes these coding regions:
- a CDS encoding rhomboid family intramembrane serine protease, with translation MIPFKDDNPSQTFPFVTIALIAANAAVLVSQMLYPGDQRQIVFAYGAIPHSLLTFETAQPVHPVLTVFTSMFMHGGILHLVSNMLYLWIFGNNIEDSLGHMRFIIFYLLCGVAASYAHALTSPASQIPMIGASGAVSGILGAYLLLFPHARIHTLIFLGFFIQVVRLPAIFVIGFWIVIQILNGMLSKGLANSGGVAWFAHVGGFIAGLLLIKLFLKNKRRRYY
- a CDS encoding sigma 54-interacting transcriptional regulator, translated to MNEKILVIDDEESIRFTFESFLSDEGYSVTTAKDYAEAMSRITDGGFDVIFTDIILGDKSGLDILKEIRTRKINCPVIMITGYPNVETASEAVRMGAFDYISKPVRQATLLRTATMALQHSDLQKKNEQYRSNLEAIFRSVKDAIITVDKDMTVLEVNESAKNMCGIDRNWIGKSFSNFSANCKGRCSDVLKKTIDTKKPAELSRSECPHNSGRKVVTISASPLLNTSGAFYGAVMVVKDETLLSFLERNLKERRQFHNLIGQNENIQKIYALVEDLADVQTTVLITGESGSGKELVADAIHYTGTRSSKPFVKVNCSALSENLLESELFGHVKGAFTGADKDRIGRFQSAEGGTIFLDEIGDISMNMQLRLLRVIQEKTIDRVGDSTPIKVDVRIIAATNQDLQRRVKLGKFREDLYYRLKVMELQLPPLRERKDDIPLLVTHFLQKLNNKLNRNIEAVSEEVQKIFMDYYWPGNIRELENTLEHAFIVCHQNTIVVDCLPQNLKANDNFLTDDTELKPQMIIEALEKSGWNKSKAARLLGVNVRTIYRKIEKFNITSENIH
- a CDS encoding PAS domain S-box protein, which produces MRKSRALKQTKKTPFQLNDWENLFDSIIDIVTIHDKDYNIVYANRAAEKALRLPFLNGGKIKCYKYYHGKNSPPKACPSCSCLKTGKPVTSEMFEPHLKSFIEIRAIPQFDSSNELVGIIHIIRDVTERKQVEDRIKAIISKAEEEKKKIEAIIAALADGIIIQDTDYRIIYQNEIQNKLYGDQTGNYCYKVYEGLDTVCKGCPVEKTFKDGRVHRSERHVSTDKGIMYFELTSSALRNSRGKIIAGIKLIRDVTDRKLAEIELQKHRNELMKLVEDRTSELTASNELLRQEIMDRRGVENQLRSSEKKYRDLYNNAPDMYHSLNKDKIIIDCNDTEAKMLGYKKEEIIGRPISAFFTTSSRRLLEEDFPRLRKEKVLKNLERTFVRKDGSTFPASINVFAEFDSQEDIAEIRAIARDITEIKRAEAEAIRAGHLAALGELAAGVAHEINNPINGILNYSEIIANKSSPGSKEHDIAGRIIKEGDRIANIVRNLLSFTRNTNDEKYPARINDMLSEILAMTETQLKKDGIKLKVGVPGELPAVFVITQQIEQVFLNIISNARYALNQKYPKPHKNKILEITGQSVSVNHKPHVRINFHDRGTGIPQEIMEKVMNPFFSTKPANVGTGLGLSISHSIIANHNGNIRLISVKDKFTKVVLELPVNPKIT
- a CDS encoding co-chaperone GroES — protein: MKFRPLKDRLLVKYSEEPEKSTGGLYIPDSAKEKPQKGEVIAVGPGKITDDGKLQKMEIKIGDTVLFEKYSGSKINIENEEYLIIREDDVLGIIEK
- the rpoD gene encoding RNA polymerase sigma factor RpoD, whose translation is MYLREMESLPLLTKEGEVEIAKKIESARQAILETIFATPFAVKQTLYLPHLLKEKRVSLNGVSPVEKDLTDAQKKKILDDLLNTIKSLRSLFQKRDSYLKRLPELKTAQEIEKVKLQLSENSSKIVNNISELHFREEIIEGFCTQFKKLASLHINICREIEEIREAVKIPVERLKNKSTLMKAAAESGKDPIEVKRLYDNFKRLNTELTLVEQELGIKGQDVARALTLIQESEKEIAGAKKTLTEANLRLVISIARRYLGKGLTLLDLIQEGNIGLMRAVDKFDYKRGYKFSTYATWWIRQAITRALADQARTIRLPVHMIETINKLTQVAKGLVQELGREPRAEEIAKRMNLSLDKVREILKICKEPVSLEAPIGNDEDSHLEDFIEDKASLIPLDSVIQHELKEQVRKALTSLTKKEAEIIERRFGIGDGVSQTLEEVGKQFRVTRERIRQLEGKALRKLRHPSRSQNLKLFLERA
- the groL gene encoding chaperonin GroEL (60 kDa chaperone family; promotes refolding of misfolded polypeptides especially under stressful conditions; forms two stacked rings of heptamers to form a barrel-shaped 14mer; ends can be capped by GroES; misfolded proteins enter the barrel where they are refolded when GroES binds); translation: MAKQLLFDEDARKKILKGVTTLSDAVKSTLGPKGRNAILDKKFGAPTITKDGVTVAKEIDLKDPYENMGAQLVKEVASKTSDVAGDGTTTATVLAYSIYKEGMKHAAAGANTMEIKRGIEKAVEAVVGELKKNSKTIQDKKEIAQVGTISANNDSEIGNLIADAMDKVGKDGVITVEEAKSMQTTLDVVEGMQFDRGYISPYFVTDPERMECSLEDVLILINEKKISSMKDLLPILEQVAKMGRPLMIIAEEVEGEALATLVVNKLRGTLQVCAVKAPGFGERRKAMLEDLAILTGGTMIAEDLGIKLENIKLSDLGKAKKITIDKENTTIVEGAGDHSKIQGRVKQIKTQIDETTSDYDREKLQERLAKLVGGVAVINVGAATETEMKEKKARVEDALHATRAAVEEGIVPGGGVALLRAIPVLDNIKVDDADQKIGLDIIRRALEEPIRQIVINAGLEGSVIVEKVKSNDNKNFGFDANSEQYVDMMKAGIIDPTKVTRYALQNAASVAALMLTTSVMIADIPEESKGPEMPAGMGGMGGMGGMY
- a CDS encoding transposase; this encodes MKEEKSAKTEEVKAKIRGLVQQAMQEALEGELDDFLGYPKHQQSTTENSRNGHSKKTVQTDSGQMEIEVPRDRKSDFEPKLIRKRQT